TAAACCAATGCGGCTCTCCTCCACCCCCGTCGATTAATGCGCTAAGTGGGGCCACTATTTTAAAAATGAAATTAAATACGACCGATAGAAGTATTAGGATAATTGTTAACGGAAGCAAAATCAAAAACCCTTGGATCATGGTATCCTGAAGAAATCCTCTTTTATTATTTGGCTCGGTTGATACTATTTCATTTGTTTCAGGAAGCATGGTCTTAGGGTCAGAATGTTAATAATCAAGGAATTGAATTTAGATCCTTGTCATTTTACTAATCTTCAAAACTATACCAAACCCAAAATCACACTCAGCCAGCGTAAAAAGTGCAATACTAAAAAATGGATTTATTGATTTGGGGAGTAAATTCCTCAAAAACGAGAACTTTCTTTCCTTTAAATAAAAAAGACCGTCCATAAGGACGGTCCCGATCTAGGTGATTGATCTACTTTCTTTATTATTCAAATTTGCGTTCAAAGTACAACTTCCCCGCACTATTCGAGCTACTAGAAACAGGCTCTAATACCAACCTGTTTTCATCTAATTCTACAATTTTGGCTTCTCTCACTTGGTCAGCATCATAAATTTTGAGAATATGATCTTCTCCTAATTCAACTTTAGCCTTCCTTAGGATTATCTCACTTTTCACGAAATCGGTATAAGCTAAAGTATCCCCTGGGAGAAATTTATAAACAGTGTTTTCAAGTCTGAATTTTATCTTCGCTTCCATATCTTCTCTGAAAGCAGCACTTGAACCAAGATATTGTGCAGATGACTTCAACTTTTTGATACCATCAAAATCAACTAATTGCCAACTCCCTATCAGCTCTTCATATTGAGCCTGATTCCAGCTCATTGCAAGCGTCAAAAAAAGAGAATAGATTAACGAAAACTTCATATTCAATGAAAGGCAATTTCTTTGCCAAAAATCACATTGCCTTCGATATTCATTTTCGAGGATAAAATTCCGGAAATAAAATACGGTTCTGGATCTAGCTTACTGCTTTGCTAGCCAAGAATGGCAACCATTCAGCAGCTTGTCTTTCTGCATATTCTGCTAAAAAATAGGATAAAGTAGGCCTAAATGGCTCATTTCTTAAAGTTAAACCAGCTTGTTCAGGAGACTTATCGCCTTTATTGACATTGCACCTATGGCAGGCAGTGACAAGGTTCATCCAATTCGTTTTACCTCCTTTGGACCTGGGAACTACATGATCCACTGTGAGATGCTTTTTGCTTCCACAATATTGGCATTCTCCATTATCTCTTTTGAATAAATTAGAACGATTAAGTAGCACCCCACGGTAAGGTATATTTTTATAGTCAACGAGACGAATGACAGCCGGGTATTCAAAATTTCGACTTACCGTCCTGATTTTTAAAAGCTCATAAGTAGTCAGGCAACTAGCTTTTTCTAAAAGTAATAAGACGATTGCTTTTTGCACAGGGACTACTGCCACCGGAGAATGATCCAAATTCAAAACCAATACTCTTTTTTCCATGCTAACTTAAAATTGACCTGCCTTCCACCTCAAAGCGGCTTCCAGCATTAGTTTTTTGAATTGATTCCCATTCGTCAATATCGGAGATTTTCATTTTTTCATCCATCCACATGACTTCTTCCGCACCCAAATACATTGACATATGAGTAATTTTACTCTCTAAATCCTTGAAAATAAGCAAATCTCCCGGGATAATGTTTGAGGAAGGGATCATTTTTCCTGGAAGTCGTTGATCTTTCCACCCATATCCCGCTGTTGAATAAATTAATGCAAAGCCCAATTTCTCATCCAAACCAAAAATGCTTCTACCTCCAGACTGGAAAGGAGCATTGAGATATTTTAGCGCTATATCGATCAATTCCTCCCTACTAGATTTGATGGCATGGCTTCTAACAGACCCAGTAAACCCGATATGATCTTGCCAGTTGAACAATTCCAAATCTGAAAAATGCAGTCTACTTCCGGGAAGTAAATAAAGATTTGTGCCCAGATATTCTATCACCGCTACTGGGCTGGTGACAACTTGGAAATCTTGATTTAGAAATTCTTGATACTCGTCTGAATTGATGTTTTTGAGAGATTTGGATGTAATCCAGCCTTCCAATTCGGTGTCTTCATGAAAAATTTTATACCAATTCTGGGTCGAGGTGATCTTCCGCACTTGGTAGCACTCCCCAAAAAGTAATTGGGAGACTAATGCAGAATCGAAACTAGGTTCTTTGTAGAGCGGTAAAATAGACTGGCGGCATATCCCATAAACATCAGTCAAGGGCCATTCGCTGGAGTTCTCTTTTCGCATCTTTTTCTTTCAGGTCGTGTCGTTTATCATGAAGCTTTTTGCCTCGACCTAGAGCAATTTCCATCTTTGCTAATCCTCGGTCATTGATAAATATACGAACTGGAATGATAGACAGACCTTTTTCCTGCGACTTAGTTTCCAATTTTTCTAGTTCTTTCTTGCTCAGCAGAAGCTTTCTATCTCTGATAGCTGCATGATTGTAGTTAGCAGCCATGGAATAAGGCGCAATGTGCATTTGTCTCACATATAATTCGCCTCTCAAAAAAACACAAAAGGCTTCTGTCAAGGAAATTTTACTTTCTCGAATAGACTTGATTTCAGTTCCTTTCAAAACCATCCCACAGGTATAAGTATCGATGAATTCAAATTGAAAACTCGCTTTCTTATTTTTGATATTGATGATTTTTTCAAACTTTTTTGACTTCGCCATTTTTAGAATTTCATTTTTGCCAAAGGAGTCACTTCATAGGATGAAAAGTCCTTTGCCAAATACTTGTAGTACGCGGCCATGGCAATCATGGCTGCATTGTCTGTACAATATTCAAACTTAGGAATATATACATTCCATTGATGCTTTTCAGCTAATACCTGTAAACTATTCCTTAATCCTGAATTTGCAGATACTCCCCCAGCGATAGCAATTTCTCGAATTCCATATTGCTTCACAGCTTGTTTGAGTTTTATCTGCAGCATCTCGATCAGGGTATATTGTATACTCGCACAAAGATCATTCAAATTCTCCTCTATGAACTTGGGATTTTCTTCCAATTGATCTCTCAGGAAATACAATACTGCAGTTTTGATACCACTAAAAGAATAATTTAAACCGGGCATTCTTGTTACTGGAAATTTAAAAGCTTTAGGATCCCCTTCTTTTGCATATTTATCGATTAAGGGGCCTCCTGGGTAAGGTAAGCCCAATAATTTCGCAGTTTTATCAAATGCTTCTCCTACGGCATCATCTTGCGTTTCTCCTATCACCTCCATTTGAAGAAAATCTCTAACAAGCACTAACTGGGTGTGCCCACCACTTACTGTCAGGCAAATGAATGGAAAAGAAGGCTTTGGGTCTTCAATAAAATGGGCCAAAATATGCGCTTGCATATGGTTCACCTCTATTAAAGGAATGTTTTTTCCAAATGCCAGGGCTTTGGCAAAACTAACCCCCACCAAAAGGGAACCCATCAGACCCGGACCTCTGGTAAATGCAACCGCCGAAAGCTGATCTAAATTGATCCCTGCAGAAGAAACAGCCTCCTGAACGACTGGGATAAGGTTTTCCTGATGAGCCCGAGAAGCTAATTCCGGAACCACGCCCCCATATTTTTCGTGGACTGATTGTGTGGCGACAATATTATTAAGTACTTTGCCATCTTGGATGATAGAGGCAGAAGTCTCGTCGCACGAGGATTCAATTGCTAGAATAAAGTTATCGTTGGTACCCATTGGAAAAGAACGCGAAAGTTACGGATTTTTTGCACAAAGCGTTTCGTATTATCCTATGGATAGTTATATCCCTCTTATTTCTACTCATTTTCATTGCACTTTGTCTTCAGGTGACTGCTGTCCAAAATTGGGCTGTAGACCAGGTTACCACCTATATCAATAAGCGAAGTGACTTCACGACTGATATAGGCAAGATCACTCTAACTTGGTGGGATGCTGTAAAACTACAGGATGTCACGATTCGGGACCACAAAGACAGCTTAATGATTGGTGCCAAGCAAATTGAGGTAGACTTTGAACTTCCCTCATTAATCGGCTCTATCAATCCCAAATTGGAAGAAGTCCGTCTGGGCAACCCAAATCTCCACCTGATCAATCATGCAGGTGACAGCATTCTGAACATTAATTTGTGGGTAATACAATTGGGAGAAATATTTGGTTCCGGAAATAGCTCAAGTTCTACCGCAAAGTTTGGAATCGATCAGGTTAAAATTCGGGAAGGTACCGTCTACATAGAAAATTTAAATTACGAGCTATTTGAAACTGGTTTTGATTACAATCATCTCAAGTTTGAAAACGTATTCTGTAATGCTGAGGATTTCTATGTTCAGGGAGCAGAAATAGGCGTCAACATCAGAATGATTACAGGGAATGAAGGCTCCTCCAATCTCGAAATTCAGGAATTGATCACAGATTTTAAGTACTCTCCAGAATTCATGGAGTTTGCTGATTTGAGCTTAAGATCTGAAAAAACACATATCAAAAATTACCTTCGTTTTGATTTCCTTTCAGATACAGCTTTGGCAAATTTTGTCACAGATGTAGAGCTTTTGGCAAAAATGGATGAGTCCAAAATCAACTTGGAGGATCTTAGAAAATTTGCCCCAAACCTCCCTCCGATTGAAGATGAAATTTATCTCAGCGGGGAAGTCTCTGGAACCATCTCTGATATGAAGTCAGATGAGTTCCTGATCCGATTGGGACAGAAAACAGCACTTTTTGGAGCTTTTCAACTTGATGGTCTACCCAACATCGATGACACCTATATCAATCTCTCTTTGCAGAATTCAACAGTTTTGGCCAGAGATTTAGGCCCTTATTTAAATCCGGAAATTGAAAAGGAGATTTTTAAATTTAATACGATTCGATTTGATGGTGATTTTGCGGGTTACCTAAGAAGATTTAATACCTCCGGAGATTTCAAAACCAGCATAGGTGATATCAAGGGTAGAATCAACTTTGATTTGGTAGACGGCAAACCATCCGTCGTTTCCAGAGTAACGATCAACGAATTAGACCTTGGGATCTTGGCAGAAGACAGAGCGCTCTTTCAAAAGGTCAGTTTGGATGGAAATGTAACCTTACAAGGAGATTCCAGAGAAAATATACTGATCGGATTAGATGCAGACATTAGTAAAATAGGGTTAAACAATTATAATTTCTCCCAAATTTCAACCGATGCCACCTATGGGTTAAACCTATTTAAAGGGAATCTGGAAATAGCCGATCCAAATCTTAAAATGCAGGCTACTGGACTACTTAATTTAAATCAATCAGTGGACTCTGTTAGAATGCAGGTAAATCTTGACACTGCGTTTTTACAGACAATCAACCTAACGGATAAGCTCAACTACCTCAGTGGACACCTGAACATTGACACCAAAGGGGTAAAAATAGATGACATTCAGGGGATCGCTAGGTTTACCGATATGGAAGTTGGTTTTGAAGATCGTTTCCTAGAATTAGGAGACTTCAACTTCCAATCACTTTTTGCCGGAGGGACCAGAACCATGTCTATCAACTCAGATTATCTCGTAGCAGCAGCTTCTGGGCAATTTAATTTGGAGCGGATTTCTAAAGATCTGGATGTTCTTCTGGATCAATACATAGCCATTATCCTGAATGAACCTCAGCCAGTGGCTGATTTGGAAAGTATCTTTTCTGAAACCTACAATCTGGATTTGAACATTCGGATGTTTGACGTCAACCCAATTGTTCAGCTTTTCGAACCCGACTTATCCATTTCCAAAAACACGATTTTGGAAGGAGCATTTTACCAAACGCCCGAGAACACTGTATTTAATTTTTTCACGAGCATTGATACGCTTTCTTACAAGAATAAAACTGCTTATGCTACCAATATTGACTTTAACACCTCTAAAATCATTAACTCAGAGGATATTTTAGCATCCTTTTACATCTATTCAAAAGCCCAGGAATTGGGTAAAAAAATAGAGTTTTCAAACCTTGGTCTGGAAGCCATCTGGGATCAAAATAAAGTTGCCTTGGACTTCACTTTAGATCAAGACTCCACCCAAAGTTCAGCTCGGATCAATGCAAATGCTCAATTTTCTGCGCAAAACACCAAGATCTCTTTCGACCCATCCTCCCTCGTTGTTTTGGATCGGGAGTGGAAATTTGCCAATGAAAACCTCATTACCATCATACCGGGAAATATCAGTTTTTCCAATGTTAAAATCCAGCATGAAAACCAGTTCATTGCGCTGGATGGTTCAATCTCAGATGACCCATTGGAACAACTTCAGCTTTCTCTCAATCAAGTCAACGTAGATCTTTTAAACACTTTGGTTCCTCAGGAATTTGAGGGGACAGCCAATGGAGTTCTGGCAGTTGAGGATGTTTTTGAAAAACCATTGTTACAAGGTGATATTGGCATTGACAGCCTAAAAATCAATAGTTTTCTCATAGGAAATCTACGTGGCGTAGCTGACCTTAATAGCGATCGACTCGCAGTTAATCTTACCAATACACGAGGTGATAAAAAAACCATCGACATGGAAGGTGAGATTGGTTTGGAATACCAGGACATCAATATTGATGCAAACCTCAGCGAAACCAACTTATTGATTCTGGAGCCTTTCCTTTCCAATTACTTATCCCAAATGGGAGGTACTGTAAGTGGGGACTTCCAGATTCGTGGGACCACAGCAAATCCTGAGGTTCTGGGAACAGGCGTGGTCAGAGGAGGAGAGCTTAGAGTAAACTTCCTCAATACTTCCTACCTCTTGGATGGAAACATAGGATTCAAGCCAAAACAGATCAGTTTTAGAGACCTGATCTTGAAAGACGTTAATGGAAACAGAGCCTATTTGACTGGTGGAATAGACCATTCCGGATTCAAGGATTTTTACCTGAACATCAAATCCAATCTCACCAATTTCCAAGTACTCAACACAACTGCAAAAGACAACCAAACTTTTTATGGAAGCGCATTTGTAAGTGGAACTTTAGATATTTTGGGGAGCACCACGAACTTGGATATTAATGCTCGAGCTACCAGCCAGCCCAATACACGGATTTTCATTCCACTGGCAGATGATTCGCGAGTTGCTCAAGAGGAATTCATCCACATTATCAACATCCAGGATACGGTAAGGGTACGCGAAGTAACGGAGGAAATCAATCGTTTGGACATTGAAAATATCAGGATGAATTTCATCCTGGATATCACACCGGATGCTTTGGCAGAAATCATCATTGACCCTAGAACTGAAGAAGGAATTACTGGTAGAGGTCGAGGTGTTTTAAATATGAACATCGATACACAGGGGAATTTCTCACTGACTGGAAACTATGAGATCACAGAAGGGAAATACAATTTCTCTCTCTATAACATTGTCAAAAAACAATTTAACATTAGGCCCGGCGGTAGAATTACCTGGTATGGCGACCCCTATGAAGGGGTGATGGATTTGACTGCTGAATACGTAGAAAACGTATCTATTCAGCCTCTCCTAAATGCTACAACCACCACCGATCCTGACAATACCCAATCCCGAAGAAGATACCCTGTCAAAGTAATTATGGACTTGGAAGGAGCTCTTCTTTCACCCAACATTGATTTTGGATTTGACTTCAGTCAGTTCCCTTCAAGTGGAGATATTCAAACCACTGTTTCCGCCTTCCAAAACCGCATAGCGAATGACGAACAGGAAAAAAACAGGCAGGTTTTCTCTGTGATCATGTCCAGATCGTTTTCTCCTGAAGGTCAGTTCTCTGGTGTGGCCAATATTTCATCCAGTTTGGGACAGCTTCTTTCATCC
Above is a window of Algoriphagus machipongonensis DNA encoding:
- a CDS encoding HNH endonuclease, with the protein product MEKRVLVLNLDHSPVAVVPVQKAIVLLLLEKASCLTTYELLKIRTVSRNFEYPAVIRLVDYKNIPYRGVLLNRSNLFKRDNGECQYCGSKKHLTVDHVVPRSKGGKTNWMNLVTACHRCNVNKGDKSPEQAGLTLRNEPFRPTLSYFLAEYAERQAAEWLPFLASKAVS
- a CDS encoding SH3 domain-containing protein — encoded protein: MRKENSSEWPLTDVYGICRQSILPLYKEPSFDSALVSQLLFGECYQVRKITSTQNWYKIFHEDTELEGWITSKSLKNINSDEYQEFLNQDFQVVTSPVAVIEYLGTNLYLLPGSRLHFSDLELFNWQDHIGFTGSVRSHAIKSSREELIDIALKYLNAPFQSGGRSIFGLDEKLGFALIYSTAGYGWKDQRLPGKMIPSSNIIPGDLLIFKDLESKITHMSMYLGAEEVMWMDEKMKISDIDEWESIQKTNAGSRFEVEGRSILS
- the smpB gene encoding SsrA-binding protein, whose translation is MAKSKKFEKIINIKNKKASFQFEFIDTYTCGMVLKGTEIKSIRESKISLTEAFCVFLRGELYVRQMHIAPYSMAANYNHAAIRDRKLLLSKKELEKLETKSQEKGLSIIPVRIFINDRGLAKMEIALGRGKKLHDKRHDLKEKDAKRELQRMALD
- the tsaD gene encoding tRNA (adenosine(37)-N6)-threonylcarbamoyltransferase complex transferase subunit TsaD; amino-acid sequence: MGTNDNFILAIESSCDETSASIIQDGKVLNNIVATQSVHEKYGGVVPELASRAHQENLIPVVQEAVSSAGINLDQLSAVAFTRGPGLMGSLLVGVSFAKALAFGKNIPLIEVNHMQAHILAHFIEDPKPSFPFICLTVSGGHTQLVLVRDFLQMEVIGETQDDAVGEAFDKTAKLLGLPYPGGPLIDKYAKEGDPKAFKFPVTRMPGLNYSFSGIKTAVLYFLRDQLEENPKFIEENLNDLCASIQYTLIEMLQIKLKQAVKQYGIREIAIAGGVSANSGLRNSLQVLAEKHQWNVYIPKFEYCTDNAAMIAMAAYYKYLAKDFSSYEVTPLAKMKF
- a CDS encoding translocation/assembly module TamB domain-containing protein: MTAVQNWAVDQVTTYINKRSDFTTDIGKITLTWWDAVKLQDVTIRDHKDSLMIGAKQIEVDFELPSLIGSINPKLEEVRLGNPNLHLINHAGDSILNINLWVIQLGEIFGSGNSSSSTAKFGIDQVKIREGTVYIENLNYELFETGFDYNHLKFENVFCNAEDFYVQGAEIGVNIRMITGNEGSSNLEIQELITDFKYSPEFMEFADLSLRSEKTHIKNYLRFDFLSDTALANFVTDVELLAKMDESKINLEDLRKFAPNLPPIEDEIYLSGEVSGTISDMKSDEFLIRLGQKTALFGAFQLDGLPNIDDTYINLSLQNSTVLARDLGPYLNPEIEKEIFKFNTIRFDGDFAGYLRRFNTSGDFKTSIGDIKGRINFDLVDGKPSVVSRVTINELDLGILAEDRALFQKVSLDGNVTLQGDSRENILIGLDADISKIGLNNYNFSQISTDATYGLNLFKGNLEIADPNLKMQATGLLNLNQSVDSVRMQVNLDTAFLQTINLTDKLNYLSGHLNIDTKGVKIDDIQGIARFTDMEVGFEDRFLELGDFNFQSLFAGGTRTMSINSDYLVAAASGQFNLERISKDLDVLLDQYIAIILNEPQPVADLESIFSETYNLDLNIRMFDVNPIVQLFEPDLSISKNTILEGAFYQTPENTVFNFFTSIDTLSYKNKTAYATNIDFNTSKIINSEDILASFYIYSKAQELGKKIEFSNLGLEAIWDQNKVALDFTLDQDSTQSSARINANAQFSAQNTKISFDPSSLVVLDREWKFANENLITIIPGNISFSNVKIQHENQFIALDGSISDDPLEQLQLSLNQVNVDLLNTLVPQEFEGTANGVLAVEDVFEKPLLQGDIGIDSLKINSFLIGNLRGVADLNSDRLAVNLTNTRGDKKTIDMEGEIGLEYQDINIDANLSETNLLILEPFLSNYLSQMGGTVSGDFQIRGTTANPEVLGTGVVRGGELRVNFLNTSYLLDGNIGFKPKQISFRDLILKDVNGNRAYLTGGIDHSGFKDFYLNIKSNLTNFQVLNTTAKDNQTFYGSAFVSGTLDILGSTTNLDINARATSQPNTRIFIPLADDSRVAQEEFIHIINIQDTVRVREVTEEINRLDIENIRMNFILDITPDALAEIIIDPRTEEGITGRGRGVLNMNIDTQGNFSLTGNYEITEGKYNFSLYNIVKKQFNIRPGGRITWYGDPYEGVMDLTAEYVENVSIQPLLNATTTTDPDNTQSRRRYPVKVIMDLEGALLSPNIDFGFDFSQFPSSGDIQTTVSAFQNRIANDEQEKNRQVFSVIMSRSFSPEGQFSGVANISSSLGQLLSSQLNAFLGQVDKNLEIDVDLASLDANTLETFQLSVAYTFLDGRLRVSRDGGFTNNQGNANAASIIGDWQAEYLLTEDGVYRIRIFNRNNFNVFTSLSLSKNVATYGVSLSQNVSFNSFSELFQKLTRKKDEKLRINDTDDFLRYNYEDGERWTPINLDNIENRLDSLDRIRQSQPKSDSVPAKQDSLNNFLRIELLK